The Acidicapsa acidisoli genome contains a region encoding:
- a CDS encoding cytochrome C assembly family protein: MYLLWLRVAAVLYAVASLTALPAVLYSFPRWRKVCLPAAALAFLFHVVSATEMLGLAHHWVPVGYGEIESILGLLIAAIFLAIGWIYGTVSFGVFALPASFLLVFVPALGAHRYTFPSSGVRLGWLVVHIAFLLAAYASLAFSMVASFLYLVQERRLKRHLVGGHGHSLSHPSQTTRRMGHPIGFSGEFLPPLDTLERIAHATLLFGFPCMTLGLFVGSLLAQESVGPAYFFDPKVLLSFGMWILYVVLLYIRRSAGLRGRRAAYLSSGVFVVMLLVWAANQLSQVHRFPAP, from the coding sequence ATGTATCTCCTTTGGCTCAGGGTGGCGGCGGTGTTGTATGCGGTGGCGAGCCTTACGGCGTTGCCGGCGGTACTGTATTCGTTTCCGCGATGGCGCAAGGTTTGTCTGCCGGCGGCTGCGCTTGCGTTCCTGTTCCATGTGGTTTCGGCGACAGAGATGCTGGGGCTTGCGCATCACTGGGTTCCGGTGGGCTATGGCGAGATTGAATCGATCCTGGGCCTTTTGATTGCTGCTATTTTTCTTGCGATCGGCTGGATTTACGGGACGGTTTCCTTTGGGGTGTTCGCTCTGCCGGCGTCGTTTCTGCTGGTGTTTGTGCCTGCGCTTGGAGCGCATCGGTACACTTTTCCGTCCAGCGGAGTGCGATTGGGCTGGCTGGTGGTGCACATTGCGTTCCTGCTGGCGGCGTATGCTTCTCTGGCGTTCAGCATGGTGGCGAGCTTCCTTTACCTGGTGCAGGAGCGGCGGCTGAAGAGGCACCTGGTAGGAGGGCACGGTCATTCGCTATCCCACCCTTCGCAAACGACGCGAAGGATGGGGCACCCGATCGGTTTCTCGGGTGAGTTTCTGCCGCCGCTGGATACGCTGGAAAGAATCGCCCACGCTACGCTGCTGTTTGGCTTTCCGTGCATGACTCTGGGCCTGTTTGTCGGCTCTCTACTGGCGCAGGAAAGCGTTGGCCCTGCCTACTTTTTTGATCCTAAAGTGCTTCTTTCCTTTGGGATGTGGATTCTCTACGTGGTGCTGCTTTACATCCGGCGCAGCGCCGGGCTGCGGGGGCGCAGGGCGGCTTATCTTTCGAGCGGCGTATTTGTCGTGATGCTTCTTGTGTGGGCCGCGAATCAACTAAGTCAGGTACACAGGTTTCCCGCGCCATGA
- a CDS encoding anhydro-N-acetylmuramic acid kinase: protein MIVAGIMSGTSADGIDIALVDIRGTGNALPKLRLLAHEGFPYPAALRRSVLAAMNAQSTSTAELARLNWRLGLAYSEAVRATLERNPMKLALIGCHGQTLYHQPVAQAYAGARFTCTWQAGEASILAGELGVPVVSNFRPADMAAGGQGAPLVPLLDFVLFRHAKRGRVLQNIGGIANLTAIPPGASEDETQAYDSGPGNMLIDALMMELYRKPMDAGGAVAATGAVLQAVLQKALRHPFLRKDPPKTAGREQFGREYAAWFLAECHKISKRKQDAVATATAFTSASIVEAYLRFAAASMGTAPVDYIVSGGGARNATLMNQLVALLKPHNCRITTIDAFGMPAEAKEAAAFALLAWQTWHRRPGNVPSATGANRPAILGQVTYA from the coding sequence ATGATCGTCGCTGGAATTATGAGCGGAACATCGGCCGACGGCATCGACATAGCTCTCGTCGACATTCGAGGGACTGGGAACGCTCTGCCGAAACTTCGTCTACTGGCTCACGAGGGATTTCCCTACCCCGCCGCACTGCGCAGATCCGTACTCGCTGCGATGAATGCTCAGTCGACTTCGACGGCAGAGCTGGCGCGGCTGAACTGGAGACTGGGGCTTGCTTACTCCGAAGCAGTTCGAGCCACGTTGGAACGCAATCCGATGAAATTGGCGCTGATCGGCTGCCACGGACAGACGCTGTATCACCAGCCCGTCGCGCAGGCTTACGCGGGAGCAAGATTCACCTGCACCTGGCAGGCAGGCGAGGCTTCCATTCTGGCTGGAGAGCTGGGTGTTCCGGTCGTTTCAAATTTTCGTCCTGCGGATATGGCCGCCGGTGGCCAGGGCGCGCCGCTGGTGCCATTGCTGGATTTTGTTCTCTTCCGCCATGCGAAGCGAGGCAGAGTTTTGCAGAACATCGGCGGCATTGCGAACCTCACAGCGATCCCGCCCGGCGCATCCGAAGACGAAACGCAGGCTTACGATTCCGGACCCGGAAACATGCTGATCGACGCGCTCATGATGGAGCTTTACCGCAAACCGATGGATGCAGGCGGCGCAGTGGCCGCTACTGGCGCTGTGCTCCAGGCGGTGCTGCAAAAGGCTCTGCGTCATCCTTTTCTGCGCAAAGATCCCCCGAAGACGGCTGGGCGGGAGCAGTTCGGGCGCGAATATGCCGCATGGTTTCTTGCGGAGTGCCACAAGATCAGCAAACGCAAGCAGGATGCAGTCGCCACAGCCACGGCGTTCACTTCGGCTTCCATCGTCGAGGCGTATCTGCGCTTTGCCGCAGCCTCGATGGGCACAGCGCCAGTCGACTACATCGTTTCGGGTGGAGGCGCGCGGAATGCAACGCTGATGAACCAGCTCGTCGCGTTGCTCAAGCCGCACAACTGCAGGATCACAACCATCGACGCTTTCGGAATGCCTGCGGAGGCGAAAGAGGCCGCGGCCTTTGCGCTGCTGGCCTGGCAGACATGGCATCGCCGCCCCGGCAACGTGCCCTCGGCTACCGGTGCAAACCGTCCGGCGATTCTTGGCCAGGTGACGTATGCATAG
- a CDS encoding DUF5666 domain-containing protein — MQANIKRSNVSFALRSAALLLSISWLPAMALPLADGVTGGIAGQTPAPAANRFLGTITAVGSGMLTVKTDAGAEHKVTVPDGVRIQRIAPGAKDLSNAATIQFSDLAVGDRVLVRLSPDSTTDPVTAISIVAIPQADLAQKQQQDREDWQRNGVGGLVKSVDAGTGVVVIVSGAGATQKTITLHTTPTTVLRRYAENSVSFDQAKPAPIETIQAGDQLRARGAKNADGTELAAVEVVSGSFRNISGTISSINASAMTIALKDLLTKQNVTVHIGPEAQMRKLPDMMAKALAAMTKPGEGNGAGAGSGSGQGSGQNSAQGSSQGGQQPAGNVATGGQAGGARPAYGAQGGAGGESNQGRRGGGDLQQMLNRAPAIHLADLQKGDAVMLVSTQGSAEVTAVTLLAGVEPLLQAPASTQNMLLSNWNMSSGGAEAAQ, encoded by the coding sequence ATGCAAGCGAATATCAAGAGATCCAATGTCAGTTTCGCCCTGCGAAGCGCGGCTCTGCTGCTGAGTATTTCGTGGCTTCCGGCGATGGCTTTGCCGCTAGCCGATGGCGTGACCGGCGGTATCGCCGGCCAGACGCCGGCTCCGGCAGCCAACCGGTTTCTCGGCACAATCACTGCTGTTGGATCTGGAATGCTGACGGTAAAGACCGACGCCGGCGCGGAACACAAGGTCACGGTTCCGGACGGCGTTCGAATCCAGCGCATTGCACCTGGCGCCAAGGATCTGAGCAACGCGGCGACCATCCAGTTCAGCGATCTCGCGGTCGGAGACAGGGTGCTTGTTCGGCTATCTCCGGACTCGACGACCGACCCGGTGACTGCAATTTCAATCGTAGCGATTCCTCAGGCCGACCTGGCCCAGAAACAGCAGCAGGATCGTGAGGACTGGCAGCGCAACGGAGTCGGCGGTTTGGTGAAGAGCGTCGACGCCGGAACGGGCGTGGTGGTGATCGTATCCGGAGCGGGAGCGACGCAGAAGACGATTACGCTGCACACCACTCCGACGACGGTGCTCCGGCGATACGCAGAGAATTCGGTCAGCTTCGATCAGGCCAAGCCCGCGCCGATTGAAACGATCCAGGCTGGCGACCAGTTGCGCGCCCGCGGCGCCAAAAATGCCGATGGGACTGAGTTGGCGGCGGTTGAGGTGGTTTCCGGCAGCTTTCGCAATATATCCGGAACGATCAGCTCAATTAACGCATCGGCCATGACGATTGCGCTCAAGGATCTGCTCACCAAGCAGAACGTTACGGTGCACATCGGTCCGGAGGCCCAGATGCGAAAGCTGCCGGACATGATGGCGAAGGCGCTCGCGGCGATGACCAAGCCGGGTGAAGGGAATGGCGCGGGCGCCGGATCTGGTTCGGGTCAAGGTTCAGGTCAAAATTCAGCTCAGGGTTCCTCTCAAGGTGGTCAGCAACCGGCTGGAAATGTTGCTACTGGAGGACAAGCCGGTGGCGCGCGTCCGGCTTACGGAGCACAAGGTGGCGCGGGAGGCGAATCCAACCAGGGCAGACGCGGAGGCGGCGATTTGCAACAAATGCTGAACCGCGCCCCCGCCATTCACCTCGCGGATTTGCAAAAGGGCGACGCTGTCATGCTGGTTTCAACGCAGGGCTCAGCCGAAGTGACTGCGGTCACGCTGCTGGCTGGCGTCGAACCTTTGCTTCAGGCTCCTGCTTCGACACAGAACATGCTGCTCTCCAACTGGAACATGAGTTCCGGTGGGGCTGAAGCGGCTCAATAA
- a CDS encoding ABC transporter substrate-binding protein, producing the protein MHRFAALAAMLGLLFLTACHSPKVDRNTVVFLIESSPTNLDPRIGTDAQSEHIDELIFDGLVVRDASFRVAPGLAERWDQPDPLTLIFHLHPNVHFSDGRPLTSRDVVWTLNSMRNGAIITPKAASYLSVASIDAPDPMTVVLHLKFPDNFLLTNLSAGAMGIVPYGSGRDFWQHPVGSGPFRFVSQEIDKEVVIERNPLSWRGDASQGNIQRVRFAVVPDPITRALELRKGSADLESNSLLPDMFPVLEAEKHLAVESVSGTQVQYIAFNTIDPILRDVRVRQAIACAIDIPLILKTLQAGRAKAAVSLLPEKHWAWTGDVARYEYNPARAQQLLDEAGYRRGSSGMRLHLTMKTSTDEGTRLLAATLQQQLAAVGINLDIRSYESATYLQDLMRGSFQIYALRWIGGNEQPDIFGYAFSTARIPPKGANRGRYHNVELDALLDDAGKSTNQDRRRADYVRIQQILARDLPAFNLWYKDSIVVHNRRLSGIAISPSGSFEFLTTAKVRM; encoded by the coding sequence ATGCATAGGTTTGCTGCCCTTGCCGCGATGCTGGGACTACTTTTTCTCACCGCGTGTCACAGTCCAAAAGTGGACCGCAACACGGTGGTTTTTCTCATCGAGAGCAGTCCTACGAATCTCGACCCGAGGATCGGGACGGATGCGCAATCCGAGCACATCGATGAACTGATATTCGATGGTCTGGTGGTGCGGGATGCGAGCTTCCGCGTCGCGCCTGGACTTGCGGAGCGATGGGACCAGCCCGATCCTCTCACGCTGATCTTCCATCTGCACCCAAATGTGCACTTCAGCGATGGCCGGCCGCTGACCTCGCGTGATGTTGTGTGGACGCTCAACTCGATGCGCAATGGAGCCATCATCACTCCGAAGGCAGCCAGCTACCTCTCGGTCGCAAGTATCGATGCTCCCGATCCGATGACGGTCGTGCTGCATCTCAAATTTCCCGACAACTTTCTTCTGACCAACCTATCGGCGGGCGCGATGGGCATTGTGCCGTACGGCAGCGGCCGCGACTTCTGGCAGCATCCCGTCGGCTCTGGTCCGTTCCGGTTTGTGAGCCAGGAGATCGACAAGGAAGTGGTGATCGAGCGCAATCCATTGAGTTGGCGGGGAGACGCATCGCAAGGCAATATCCAGCGGGTGCGCTTCGCAGTCGTGCCCGATCCGATTACACGCGCCCTCGAACTGCGCAAAGGCTCGGCAGATCTGGAGAGCAATTCCCTGCTGCCGGATATGTTTCCGGTGTTGGAGGCTGAGAAGCATCTGGCGGTGGAAAGCGTGAGCGGAACGCAGGTGCAGTACATCGCATTCAACACCATCGATCCAATTCTTCGCGATGTGCGCGTACGGCAGGCGATTGCCTGTGCCATCGACATTCCCCTCATTCTGAAGACGCTCCAGGCTGGCCGCGCCAAAGCTGCCGTAAGCCTGCTGCCGGAGAAGCACTGGGCATGGACGGGCGACGTGGCGCGTTACGAATACAACCCAGCGCGCGCCCAACAACTGCTCGACGAAGCCGGGTACCGGCGAGGCTCCAGCGGGATGCGTCTACACCTGACGATGAAGACCAGTACCGACGAAGGCACGCGCCTGCTGGCCGCGACTTTGCAGCAGCAGTTGGCGGCAGTGGGAATCAATCTCGATATCCGGAGTTACGAATCGGCGACTTATCTTCAGGATCTGATGCGGGGTTCGTTCCAGATATATGCGCTGCGCTGGATAGGAGGCAACGAGCAGCCGGATATCTTCGGCTATGCCTTCAGCACGGCGCGGATACCGCCCAAAGGTGCTAACCGCGGCCGCTATCACAATGTGGAACTCGATGCCCTGCTTGACGATGCGGGTAAATCGACCAATCAGGACAGGCGGCGTGCCGACTATGTGCGGATACAGCAGATTCTGGCCCGCGATCTGCCCGCATTCAATCTCTGGTACAAGGATTCGATCGTCGTACACAACCGGCGGCTGAGCGGGATCGCGATAAGTCCCTCGGGCAGCTTCGAATTTCTGACCACAGCGAAGGTGCGAATGTAA
- the mutS gene encoding DNA mismatch repair protein MutS yields the protein MRQWTVAKNEHPDTLLFFRMGDFYELFYDDAIVAARELQITLTARDRERAIPMCGVPYHSAEGYLQRLLRKGFRIAICEQMEDPKLTKKIVRREVTRVLTPGTAFDTSLGQEQNNFLAALHEDGATSALALLDLSTGEFRTAEFTGPTAHSQAIDELLKAQPSEVLLPVSVPDGFATEMDRSGERVAARTRVDDWVWTRDYAVPLVERKLGVRSLEGFGLSGHPTAAIAAGVVLHYVQSTQKLDALHLDSLRFVERSNELQLDPVTVRNLELVEPLVSGTDTRSTLFHTLDASQTPMGKRLLRATILRPLYDADAINKRYEAVAEAHSDLVRREEIRKAFTGILDLERLLARLSLDSAGPRDVAALAASLARLPALHNSMKAMTAPLWRDLTTRLDTLIDIATLVEKTLAVEPPVTLVDGGVIAPGVSAELDELRSISSSGRQSIAAIEERERARTGIASLKVRYNSVFGYYIEISKSNLANAPADYERKQTLVNAERFTTPELKDYETRVLTAHDRAIEIEKLLFAQLRRSVLEAASRIRRASAVVAEADLLAGFAHLASVRGYTRPELVDEPVLEAVAARHPVIENWMSESGTTRFIPNSLYLHGHNPEDAEPGNTDPSLLLITGPNMGGKSTYLRQAAMLILMAQMGCYVPAAKMRYGLVDRIYTRIGASDNVARGRSTFMVEMTETATILNTATSKSLVLLDEMGRGTATFDGLSLAWATVEFLHAEIGARTLFATHYHELTMLAEKLPRVLNLRVAVKESSSGIVFLHSIEPGAASKSYGIEVARLAGLPKAVLERARHVLRQHEKQERRSVQVETAEPVQMTIFTPLSQRIVDRIAETDINSLTPLQALNLLEELKQELGETAAPAGGNHPRSAR from the coding sequence ATGCGCCAATGGACCGTGGCCAAGAACGAGCATCCCGACACGCTGCTCTTCTTCCGCATGGGCGACTTCTATGAACTCTTTTACGACGACGCCATCGTCGCCGCCCGGGAGCTTCAGATCACCCTCACCGCCCGCGACCGCGAACGCGCCATCCCCATGTGCGGCGTCCCCTATCACTCTGCCGAAGGCTACCTTCAGCGGCTTCTGCGCAAAGGCTTCCGCATCGCCATCTGCGAACAGATGGAGGACCCCAAGCTCACCAAAAAGATCGTCCGGCGCGAAGTCACGCGCGTCCTCACCCCCGGCACCGCCTTCGACACCAGCCTGGGCCAGGAACAAAATAATTTTCTCGCCGCACTGCACGAAGACGGCGCAACCTCGGCGCTGGCGCTACTCGATCTCTCAACCGGCGAATTCCGCACCGCCGAATTCACCGGCCCAACAGCCCACAGCCAGGCAATCGACGAACTCCTGAAAGCGCAACCAAGCGAAGTGCTGCTTCCCGTCTCCGTGCCTGACGGCTTCGCCACCGAAATGGACCGCAGCGGCGAGAGAGTCGCAGCGCGAACCAGGGTAGATGACTGGGTCTGGACCCGCGATTACGCCGTTCCGCTGGTCGAACGCAAGCTCGGCGTCCGTTCGCTGGAAGGCTTCGGACTTTCCGGCCATCCAACAGCCGCCATCGCCGCAGGCGTGGTGCTGCACTATGTGCAATCCACGCAGAAACTCGACGCACTGCACCTCGATTCGCTGCGTTTCGTCGAACGCTCCAACGAGCTGCAGCTCGATCCCGTAACCGTCCGCAATCTCGAACTGGTCGAACCGCTGGTCTCCGGAACCGATACCCGATCCACGCTCTTCCACACCCTCGACGCCAGCCAGACACCGATGGGCAAGCGGCTGTTGCGCGCAACCATTCTGCGCCCGCTCTACGACGCGGACGCCATCAACAAACGCTACGAAGCAGTCGCCGAGGCTCACAGCGACCTCGTCCGCCGCGAAGAAATCCGCAAGGCATTCACTGGAATCCTTGATCTGGAGCGCCTGCTCGCGAGGCTATCGCTCGACAGCGCCGGTCCACGCGACGTAGCCGCGCTCGCCGCCAGCCTCGCAAGGCTACCTGCACTCCACAACTCGATGAAGGCCATGACTGCGCCCTTATGGCGCGATCTAACCACTCGGCTCGACACACTCATCGATATCGCAACGCTGGTCGAAAAAACACTCGCCGTCGAGCCGCCAGTCACTCTGGTCGATGGCGGAGTCATCGCTCCAGGTGTCTCCGCGGAATTAGACGAACTCCGCAGCATCAGCAGCAGCGGTCGCCAGTCCATCGCCGCGATTGAAGAGCGCGAGCGCGCCCGCACCGGCATCGCATCGCTCAAAGTGCGCTATAACTCCGTCTTCGGTTATTACATCGAGATCAGCAAGTCAAACCTCGCCAACGCGCCAGCCGACTACGAACGCAAGCAGACACTGGTCAACGCCGAGCGCTTTACCACTCCGGAATTGAAGGACTACGAAACCCGCGTCCTGACCGCGCACGACCGGGCCATCGAAATCGAGAAGCTGCTATTCGCGCAGTTGCGCCGCAGCGTTCTTGAAGCCGCAAGCCGAATCCGCCGCGCCTCGGCTGTGGTCGCCGAGGCTGATCTGCTTGCCGGCTTTGCGCACCTTGCTTCTGTGCGCGGCTACACGCGGCCCGAACTGGTGGACGAGCCGGTTCTCGAAGCCGTTGCGGCTCGTCATCCGGTGATCGAGAACTGGATGAGCGAATCCGGTACGACACGCTTCATCCCCAACAGTCTGTATCTCCACGGCCACAATCCGGAAGATGCCGAGCCGGGCAACACTGACCCCAGTCTGCTGCTCATAACCGGCCCCAACATGGGCGGCAAGAGCACCTATCTTCGCCAGGCCGCGATGTTGATTCTCATGGCGCAGATGGGCTGTTACGTTCCCGCCGCCAAAATGCGCTATGGCCTCGTCGACCGCATTTACACACGCATCGGCGCCAGCGACAATGTCGCGCGCGGACGCTCAACCTTCATGGTTGAGATGACCGAGACAGCGACGATTCTCAATACAGCAACCAGCAAGTCGCTGGTCCTGCTCGACGAGATGGGACGCGGCACAGCCACATTTGACGGCCTATCGCTGGCCTGGGCCACAGTTGAATTCCTGCACGCGGAAATTGGTGCGCGCACGCTCTTCGCCACTCACTATCATGAGTTGACGATGCTGGCTGAAAAGCTTCCCCGCGTCCTCAACCTGCGCGTAGCAGTCAAGGAATCCTCGTCTGGAATCGTCTTCCTGCACTCCATCGAACCAGGCGCAGCTTCGAAGAGCTACGGCATTGAAGTAGCCAGACTCGCCGGGCTGCCCAAGGCCGTCCTCGAACGTGCGCGCCATGTCCTTCGCCAACACGAAAAGCAGGAGCGCCGCAGCGTTCAGGTGGAGACTGCTGAGCCGGTGCAAATGACCATCTTCACCCCGCTTTCGCAACGCATCGTCGACCGGATCGCGGAAACCGATATCAACTCGCTGACTCCGCTGCAGGCGCTCAATCTGCTGGAGGAACTCAAGCAGGAGTTGGGCGAAACCGCTGCTCCGGCAGGCGGAAATCATCCCCGGAGCGCGCGATGA
- a CDS encoding type II toxin-antitoxin system RelE/ParE family toxin: protein MTRTIPITVVETPEFLATTRKLLDEAERAALVDHLAYNPSAGTVIPGTGGIRKLRWGLEGRGKRSGARVIYFFHNLEMPLFLLTAYAKNERDDLNHADYASFQQLTKMLVESYRIRRLKP from the coding sequence TTGACGCGAACGATACCAATCACAGTCGTCGAAACCCCGGAGTTCCTCGCCACGACTCGCAAGTTGCTGGACGAAGCAGAGCGAGCAGCGCTCGTGGATCATCTGGCGTACAACCCGTCCGCTGGGACGGTCATTCCCGGCACCGGCGGGATTCGTAAACTGCGCTGGGGGCTTGAAGGTCGCGGCAAGCGAAGCGGTGCAAGGGTGATCTACTTCTTCCACAACCTGGAAATGCCGCTATTCCTGCTGACAGCCTACGCCAAGAACGAGCGAGACGACCTGAATCACGCCGATTACGCCAGTTTCCAACAGTTGACCAAAATGCTCGTCGAATCCTACCGAATACGGAGGCTCAAGCCATGA
- the nagZ gene encoding beta-N-acetylhexosaminidase, whose protein sequence is MTQNIRHAAGSLLVVGLSGTELTRLERAWLKLIQPSGIILFRRNIIDAAQTRALLAESTTYCNPHSLRCVDIEGGTVDRLRDAIAPMPSAQAVAQAALRSGATSLMLRHGELIARETLAFGFNTTLAPVLDLALPESAAVMGTRSADATSAGVIAYARAFLSGLAAQGVVGCGKHFPGLGGGNLDTHLETPAIDRTLQQIWQEDLVPYRELAAELPMVMVNHATYPATRSGERPATASAYWVTAILLRKIGYRGLVFSDDMEMGGILKYAPMEEAAVCAIRAGIHLMEICHSPELILRAYESLIHEAEQSAAFHRLLLERAAVARRLRRSRFNKPLLRALSSVQLATLREAISQFRQEIEQEIKQERKAR, encoded by the coding sequence ATGACCCAGAACATTCGCCATGCGGCTGGCAGCCTGCTCGTCGTCGGTTTGTCCGGGACGGAATTGACGCGGCTGGAACGCGCCTGGCTCAAGCTGATTCAGCCCTCGGGAATCATCCTTTTTCGCCGCAATATTATCGATGCCGCGCAGACCCGCGCGTTACTTGCCGAATCGACCACTTACTGCAATCCGCACAGCCTGCGCTGCGTGGATATCGAAGGCGGAACGGTGGACCGTCTACGCGATGCCATCGCGCCCATGCCTTCCGCGCAGGCAGTGGCGCAGGCCGCACTCCGGAGCGGCGCAACCTCGCTTATGCTCCGGCATGGAGAACTGATTGCGCGGGAGACGCTGGCCTTCGGGTTCAACACGACACTGGCCCCGGTTCTCGACCTGGCGCTGCCGGAGTCCGCAGCCGTAATGGGCACGCGTTCCGCCGATGCGACTTCCGCCGGAGTAATCGCATACGCCCGCGCATTCCTGTCGGGTCTCGCGGCGCAAGGGGTGGTCGGGTGCGGCAAGCATTTTCCCGGACTTGGCGGGGGCAACCTCGATACTCACCTGGAGACACCGGCGATCGACCGCACCTTGCAGCAAATCTGGCAGGAGGATCTAGTGCCCTACCGGGAGCTTGCGGCGGAGCTGCCCATGGTAATGGTCAACCACGCTACGTACCCGGCAACGCGCAGCGGAGAGCGTCCCGCTACCGCCTCGGCCTACTGGGTGACTGCGATCTTGTTGCGGAAGATCGGCTACCGAGGGCTGGTATTCAGCGACGATATGGAGATGGGTGGCATCCTCAAGTATGCGCCCATGGAGGAAGCCGCAGTCTGCGCAATTCGCGCAGGGATTCATCTGATGGAGATCTGCCACAGTCCGGAATTGATCCTGCGCGCCTATGAGTCGCTGATTCATGAGGCTGAGCAATCGGCTGCCTTCCATAGATTGTTACTGGAGCGCGCCGCTGTTGCGCGACGATTGCGAAGATCTCGTTTCAACAAGCCTCTTTTGCGTGCTCTTTCCTCTGTGCAATTGGCCACGCTGAGGGAAGCAATATCGCAGTTCCGTCAGGAAATCGAGCAGGAGATCAAGCAGGAGAGGAAGGCGCGATGA
- a CDS encoding DUF4393 domain-containing protein: MTTLVNDPATDFASGWVDLLPSCRGKEVDQDTIGKVADAAGEIAKTTDTALKLAERFSLFFRGTLDTAGKMIENEVKFIAARRGLRLSDKWERLMDARGLSAPTRPIPPNFALPLLTAAVLEEDDELQDTWTRLLVNAGDAATEMELRSAYVEILRGMSAFDVKNLAVMAGASLSFRGKVDVPILETWNLPKLAIAHNEASGAGEPLSEPVRISINNLNRLGCIASASSTFGGRPVFAFATMTSLGIALYKACS; the protein is encoded by the coding sequence ATGACTACTTTGGTGAATGATCCGGCCACGGATTTCGCTTCCGGCTGGGTTGATTTGCTACCCTCGTGTCGAGGGAAAGAAGTGGACCAGGACACGATAGGTAAAGTGGCAGATGCCGCGGGCGAAATTGCAAAAACTACGGATACGGCGCTGAAACTCGCCGAAAGATTCAGCTTGTTCTTCAGGGGCACATTGGACACGGCTGGGAAAATGATCGAGAACGAGGTGAAGTTCATCGCGGCCAGACGCGGCCTCAGGCTGTCGGACAAGTGGGAAAGGCTTATGGACGCTCGCGGTTTGAGCGCACCTACGCGCCCGATACCTCCGAACTTTGCCCTACCTCTGCTCACTGCGGCCGTCCTCGAGGAAGACGACGAACTACAGGACACTTGGACCCGGCTTCTTGTGAACGCTGGCGATGCTGCGACCGAAATGGAGCTACGGAGCGCGTATGTCGAAATCTTGCGAGGCATGTCAGCCTTCGATGTGAAGAACCTAGCCGTGATGGCAGGAGCATCGCTATCGTTCCGAGGCAAGGTCGATGTACCAATTTTAGAGACCTGGAATCTGCCGAAGCTCGCCATAGCCCATAATGAGGCGTCCGGCGCTGGGGAGCCGCTGTCCGAGCCCGTTAGGATTTCGATCAATAATCTTAATCGGCTCGGGTGCATAGCCTCTGCATCATCGACGTTTGGCGGTCGACCTGTTTTCGCGTTCGCCACGATGACCAGCCTTGGGATTGCGTTATATAAGGCATGCTCCTGA
- a CDS encoding helix-turn-helix domain-containing protein encodes MTASSSSIADSIRRGLEEALVYAKGAADESLYKAHIPAKLDVKAIRTRLKMTQQEFAARFGFNITTLRHWEQGRRAPEGPTRAYLLVIDRDPDAVQKALRIA; translated from the coding sequence ATGACCGCATCCTCTTCCTCGATCGCCGACAGCATCCGGCGCGGCCTTGAAGAAGCCTTGGTCTACGCCAAAGGCGCGGCAGATGAGAGCCTCTACAAGGCGCACATTCCAGCAAAGCTCGACGTAAAGGCCATTCGCACTCGCCTGAAAATGACACAGCAGGAGTTCGCCGCGCGTTTCGGCTTTAACATCACCACGCTGCGCCACTGGGAGCAAGGCCGACGCGCACCGGAAGGCCCAACTCGCGCTTATCTACTGGTCATCGACCGCGATCCCGATGCAGTACAGAAGGCGCTCCGCATCGCCTGA